A genomic window from Arthrobacter sp. FW305-BF8 includes:
- a CDS encoding endonuclease domain-containing protein: MDPSRIIKAAGGVLLTRDVVARGGTEAGIRLAVRSGAVWRVERGLLAVPGADPELVAAGRSRGLLTCVSAAPGYKLWQLRPATQPHYWHSNGRAGDGCVNHRLALTQRRRHGTIAALPDVLLQALLCLPPLESLVMVECAYNRGDIDLAFLRGYLTGNRCGKARDVLARVERGADSLLETLARVLFREAGIATETQVWIEGIGSVDFLLEGFLIVEIDGIAFHLESRQFKKDRRRDNAAAVRGLPVLRFFYDDVVHSPEAMLAQVREVLARGSSRWPQPDQPSFGPYRRLLGP; this comes from the coding sequence GTGGACCCCTCACGCATCATCAAAGCAGCCGGTGGGGTATTGCTGACGCGGGACGTGGTGGCCCGGGGCGGCACGGAGGCCGGCATTCGTCTCGCCGTGCGAAGCGGCGCGGTTTGGCGGGTGGAGCGCGGGCTGCTCGCCGTTCCCGGCGCCGATCCCGAGTTGGTGGCGGCTGGACGTTCTCGTGGGCTCCTGACCTGCGTGTCCGCTGCTCCGGGGTACAAACTGTGGCAACTCCGTCCCGCAACGCAGCCTCATTACTGGCACAGCAACGGCCGGGCAGGAGACGGTTGTGTCAACCACCGGCTTGCCCTGACGCAACGGAGACGCCACGGGACCATCGCCGCGCTCCCGGATGTTTTGCTCCAGGCCCTGCTCTGCCTGCCGCCCCTGGAATCCCTGGTGATGGTGGAGTGCGCCTACAACCGCGGAGATATTGACCTCGCTTTCCTACGCGGATACCTGACTGGCAACCGGTGCGGAAAAGCGCGGGACGTTCTGGCAAGAGTAGAACGGGGCGCCGATTCGCTCCTGGAGACTCTGGCCCGGGTTCTGTTCCGTGAAGCGGGGATCGCCACCGAAACGCAGGTTTGGATCGAGGGGATCGGAAGCGTGGACTTCCTGCTGGAAGGCTTCCTCATCGTGGAAATCGACGGAATCGCCTTCCACCTCGAATCGCGGCAGTTCAAGAAGGACCGGCGGCGGGACAATGCCGCCGCCGTGCGGGGGCTGCCGGTCCTTCGCTTCTTCTATGACGACGTTGTTCACTCCCCGGAAGCCATGCTGGCCCAAGTGCGGGAGGTTCTGGCCCGTGGTTCATCGCGCTGGCCGCAGCCGGACCAGCCCAGCTTTGGGCCTTACCGGCGGTTGCTGGGCCCGTGA
- a CDS encoding helicase HerA-like domain-containing protein: protein MANKSTADKVATIQKGYALEGATIELGAAIVDGELHKDAPVRLPLSMMNRHGLVAGATGTGKTVTLHMMAEQLSTAGVPVFLADIKGDLSGLATAAAGSDKLAKRTESIGQAWSGKTFPVEFLALGGDGDGIPVRATITSFGPILLSRVLELNDTQESSLQLVFHFADKNNLELVDLKDLRAVIQFLISDEGKEPLKELGGLSKATAGVILRELVGLEAQGMERFFGEPEFDTAELLRTAPDGRGVISCLELPTLQTKPMVFSTFLMWLLADLFEDLPEAGDLDKPKLVFFLDEAHLLFSDASKAFLEAITTTVRLIRSKGVGIFFVTQTPKDVPADVLGQLANRVQHALRAFTPEDAKALKATVSTFPISDYDLEETLTSAGIGEAVITVMNERGAPTPVALTRLRAPESVMGPSAAELVRSTVAGSALLAKYGTAVDNVSAYEKLTGKAGAPTGAAAAGQPPVPSPEVFVPGNPDPTAIDDEARRIEEENLGRPSSRQPGSGRAENGRPDGGPVSAPPARRQAPPSGGMMEDITGALGGALGSGLKSMARSMGTQLGRELLRGVFGTSSRRRR, encoded by the coding sequence ATGGCCAACAAGTCCACTGCAGATAAAGTAGCCACCATCCAAAAGGGCTACGCCCTGGAGGGTGCCACCATCGAGCTGGGCGCCGCCATCGTCGACGGCGAACTGCACAAGGACGCTCCGGTCCGGTTGCCGCTGTCCATGATGAACCGGCACGGGCTCGTGGCCGGCGCCACCGGCACGGGCAAGACCGTCACCCTGCACATGATGGCGGAACAGCTCTCGACCGCCGGGGTGCCCGTGTTCCTGGCGGATATCAAGGGCGACCTTTCCGGGCTTGCGACGGCGGCCGCCGGAAGCGACAAGCTGGCCAAGCGGACCGAAAGCATCGGGCAGGCGTGGTCCGGGAAGACGTTTCCGGTGGAGTTCCTGGCCCTCGGCGGGGACGGCGACGGCATCCCGGTCCGCGCCACGATCACGTCGTTCGGGCCCATCCTGCTCTCCCGCGTACTGGAGCTCAATGACACCCAGGAATCCAGCCTCCAGCTCGTGTTCCACTTTGCGGACAAGAACAACCTCGAGCTGGTGGACCTGAAGGACCTGCGCGCCGTCATCCAGTTCCTCATCTCCGACGAGGGCAAGGAACCGCTTAAGGAATTGGGCGGCCTGTCCAAGGCCACTGCCGGCGTCATCCTCCGGGAACTCGTGGGTCTCGAGGCGCAGGGCATGGAGCGGTTCTTCGGGGAGCCGGAGTTCGACACCGCCGAACTGCTCCGGACGGCGCCTGACGGCCGCGGCGTCATCAGCTGCCTGGAGCTGCCAACCTTGCAGACCAAGCCGATGGTTTTTTCCACGTTCCTCATGTGGCTTCTCGCGGATCTGTTCGAGGACCTGCCCGAAGCCGGCGACCTCGACAAACCCAAGCTTGTCTTTTTCCTCGACGAGGCGCACCTGCTCTTCAGTGACGCTTCGAAGGCCTTCCTGGAAGCCATCACCACCACCGTCCGCCTGATCCGCTCCAAGGGAGTCGGCATCTTCTTCGTCACGCAGACCCCGAAGGACGTCCCGGCGGATGTCCTCGGGCAGCTGGCCAACCGGGTCCAGCACGCCCTCAGGGCATTCACGCCGGAGGATGCGAAGGCGCTCAAGGCCACCGTCTCCACGTTCCCCATCAGTGACTATGACCTCGAGGAGACCCTGACGTCGGCGGGCATCGGCGAAGCCGTCATCACGGTCATGAACGAGCGAGGCGCCCCGACGCCGGTTGCCCTCACCCGCCTCCGGGCGCCGGAATCCGTCATGGGCCCCAGCGCCGCCGAACTGGTCAGGAGCACCGTGGCGGGGTCGGCGCTGCTTGCGAAGTACGGCACTGCGGTGGACAACGTCTCCGCGTACGAGAAGCTGACCGGCAAGGCCGGGGCCCCCACCGGCGCCGCGGCCGCCGGGCAGCCGCCGGTGCCTTCGCCCGAGGTGTTCGTCCCGGGCAATCCTGATCCAACGGCGATCGACGACGAAGCGCGCCGGATCGAGGAGGAGAACCTGGGCCGTCCCAGCAGCAGGCAGCCCGGCAGCGGGCGGGCCGAAAACGGACGGCCGGACGGCGGGCCGGTCTCGGCGCCCCCGGCCAGACGCCAGGCTCCCCCGTCCGGCGGGATGATGGAGGACATCACCGGCGCCCTCGGCGGGGCCCTTGGCAGCGGCCTGAAAAGCATGGCTCGGTCCATGGGAACGCAGCTCGGCCGGGAACTCCTGCGGGGCGTTTTCGGCACCTCTTCCCGGCGGCGCCGCTAG